The genomic stretch CGCCGCCGGACCCGCCCAGATCCAGGCGGACATCAGCGACATCGACCACCCCGACCCGCGCCGCGCCGGACACGACTCGGTGGAGCTCACCGTCGGCACCGCCAAGGGCTCCACCGACAAGGGCGTCTCGGTCTCCAAGGGCCGCGCGACCAAGGTCGAGCGCCCCGGTCCCGGCACCCGCGCACCGCGCAAGGTCACCCCCAAGACCCCCGCCCCCGCCAAGGCCCCGGACGCCTCGGCCCCGGCCGCCAACGCCCGGACCTGCGTCAACGGCACCTTCCGCAACCGCTTCCAGTCCGCCGAGGGCGGCAACTGGGAAGCCAAGGCCAACCGCGACGAACCGGTCAGCAACGCCAACGTCACCCTGTGGGGCAAGCCGACCGCCAACGGCGCCACGCGGAAGCTCGCCACCGGGATGACCGGCAACGGCGACGGCAGATTCAACCTCTGCTACACGCCGACCACCTCCACCACCTCCGTCGCGTGGGTGGAGTTCCGCACGCAGGCCGGCCGGATGTGGTCGGTGGTCGACTACAACGGCAACCAGTACGCGACCTCTTCGTACGCGCTGAACAACATCTCCGGCACCGCCAGCCTGGGGAACGTCTACGCCAATGAGGGGCAGAGCCGCGCCTGGCACGCCCTCGACACGCTCAACAAGCTGTGGTGGAACCGCGGCTCCACGACCAACTGCTGGGCCAGCAGTGAGCAGGACGGCCGCTGCACTCCGATCACCGTCCAGTGGTACCCCGGCTCGACCGACGGCACGTACTGGACCACCAACGAGGACAAGATCCACCTCGCGGACAACGACCCCGACTCCGAGCACACCACCGTCCACGAGGCGGGCCACGCCCTCATGGGCAAGCTCTACCGGGGCTGGTGGCCGCAGGTGAGCAACTGCTCGCCCCACTACGTCAACCGTTCCTCCTCCGCCAGCTGCGGCTGGACCGAGGGCTTCGCCGACGCGGTGTCGTTCCACACCTTCAACGACACCACCTACTACTGGGGCAACGGCGCCTCCATGAACCTCGCCAATGACCGCTCCACCAGCGGCATCGACCAGGGCGACGCCTGCGAGGCCCGGGTCGCCACCGCGCTGGTCGACCTGTGGTCCCAGGTCGACGGGGGCTGGATGAAGAGCAACACCATGATGTCCAAGAACTCGCAGTCCAGCTTCCGTGAGTACTTCGTCACCGACCGGCCCGCGTACGGCCTGGACACGGGCTCGAAGGCCCGGGGCATCCTCTGGAAGCACACCATCTGGTACTGACCGGTGCCGACCGGCGTTCTCCGGTACTGACCATCAGACCCCCGGTACAGACCGGCGATCTGAGGTGCTGATCGCCAGACTTCCGGTACTGACCGGCGGGCTCCGGCACCAACCGCCAGACCTCGGGGGACCAACCGCCAGACCTCGGGTACCAACCGGCGATCTCCGGCACGACCGCCGCCAACCAGCCGACCCCATGGGCCGGGCCGACTCCGGCCCGGCCCATGGCCGTACCGACCGGCTCCTCGCCCCCGCCCCGCCGCCATCCCCTCCCGCTCCTTGGAACAAGCGCCCCCTCCAACCCCTAGAACAAGCTCCCCTGCCCGTCCTCCGCCCCACCCTTCGGCGCCCGCACCATCGCCGTAGTCACCCCACCCGTCGCACCCCGCAACACCCACCCCGCCAGCAACCGCGTATCCACCACGAACACCGTGGCCTCCGCCTCCGCCTCCGCTTCCGCCCCGGCCGCCGCCACCACGCCCCGCACATACAGATCCGCCCCCACCCCGCCACCACATCCCCCACGATCTCGTCCCCGGCCGCCGGTCCGTCCGCGACCTCGCCGACCCCCGCCGGAATCCGCTCCAGCCCGAACGCCTCCGTGTGATCCGTCCACGCGAACGCGGCCGGCTCCAGCGCCTCCGGCCATCCGGCCAGCCCACGCGCCGCCGTGTGCAGCCCGGCCAGGGCCGCCACCCGCTCCGGCACCGGCGGCAGCGCGGCCCGCGCCGCCCGCTTCTCCGCCTTCCCGAACCGGTCCCGTACGTCCAGGGCGCTCCCCAGCAGCGCCTCCGCACGCCGCGCGGCCATCAGCGGCCCGTGCCCCAGCCACGCGTACGTGATCGCCCCTTGCTCCACCAGGCGCGCGGCCCCGCGCCCGGCCGCCGTGATCCCCACCTTCAGCAGGCCGGGCCCGAAGTACGCGAGGTACACGCCGTACGTACGGGGGTCGTCGGCCATCGTGTCCGCCGCCACCGAGCGCGAACGGTCCAGGCGCGCGCAGTCGGCGCACTGGTCCCGCGTGACGCCGCTGTCGACCACCGCCGCGTACGGGCAGGCGGTCCAGCGTGCGCCGCGCCGCACGCCCAGGCAGCGCCGTTCGCCCGTCAGCGCGAACGCCAGCGCCTTGCCCGCGGGCAGCGCGCTGCGCCGCCGCTCGCCGCGCCCGGGGCTGTACCACCCGAGCCCCGGCTCGGTCCCGGCCCAGCTCGGCCCCGTACACCACCAGCCACCCGGCACACTCACTCCCCTGCACCCGCTCCCGCCCACCCGGCCGGAACGGTCCTCCCCGGAACGGTCCTCCCCGGAACGATCGTCCCCGGGGCGGCCCCGCTCCCCCTGAAAGCGCTGCGGTACGCACTCGGCGACACCCCGACCGCCGCCTGGAGGTGCTGCCGTAGCGACGCCGCCGTGCCGAAGCCCGCGTCGGCCGCCACCCGGTCCACCGGCAGTTCCGTCTCCTCCAGCAACTGCCGTGCCCGCTCGACGCGTTGCCGCGTCAGCCACTGCAACGGCGACACCCCGACCTCCTCCCGGAACCGCCGGGTGAAGGTCCGGACGCTCATCGACTCGCACGAGGCCAGGTCCCGCAGCGTCACCGGCCGGTCCAGGTGCTCCAGCGCCCAGGCGCGGGCCGCGGCCGTCGAGGAGTACTGCGGCTCGGGCACCGGACGCCGGATGTACTGGGCCTGGCCGCCCTCCCGGTGCGGCGGCACGACCGTACGCCGCGCCACCTCATTGGCCACCGCCGCCCCGTTATCACACCTGATCATGTGCAGACACAGATCGATCCCCGAGGCGACACCGGCGGACGTCAGCACGCCGTCCTCATCCGTGTACAGCACATCCGCGTCCAGCTCGATCTCCGGAAACAGCTGCCGGAACTGCTCCGCCGACCGCCAGTGCGTGGTCGCCCGCCGCCCCTTCAGCAGCCCGGCCGCCGCCAGCACGAACGAGCCCGTACAGATGGAGGCGACCCGCACCCCCGGCCGGATGCGCGCCACCGCCCGCGCCATCTCCTCGCTCAGGCAGCCGTCCTCCGCCCCGTAGTCCTGCTCCGAGGCCGGCACCACCACGGTGTCGGCCTCCGCCAGCACCTCCGGCCCGTAGCGCACATTGACCGTGAAATCCGCGTCCGTACGAAGCTCACCCGGCTCCGCCGCGCACGTCACCACCTCGTACAGCCGCCGCCCGTCGGCCGTCTCGGCATACCCGAAGAGCCGGTGGACGATCCCCAGCTCCATCGCCAGCAGCCCGTCCCGTACCAGTACGGCGACCCGATGCCGCCCGTCCTCCGCGAAGACACCCATGGCCCGATCCTGACACATGCTGGCCATCCGGCCACTCGTCCGGCCATGGCCACCACCCGCAAGATCGACCCAACGGATCCGTTCATCCCTCCGCCCCTCTACCCGAACTCCGAAAGGCATCCCCATGAAGGTCCTGTGGCTCGCGGCCCACCCCGAAGAGCGCTCCCTGAACGGCTCCCTCAAGGACGAAGGCGTGCGCGCCCTGCGCGACAACGGCCACGAGGTCCAGGTCTCCGACCTCTACGCCATGAAGTGGAACCCGGTCGTCGACGCCGACGACTTCGACCACCCCTCCGACGAGCGCCTGCACATCAGCGGTGCCGCCGAACGCGCCCTCGGCAACGGCACGTTGAGCCCCGACATCCGCGCCGAGCAGGAGAAGGTCACCTGGGCCGACACCCTGATCGTGCAGTTCCCGCTCTGGTGGTACGGCATGCCCGCCATCCTGAAGGGCTGGTTCGACCGCGTCTTCGTCAAGGGCTTCGGGTACGGCTTCAGCGACCCCGACACCGGGGCCACGCTCCGTTACGGCGACGGCCCGCTGACCGGCAAGCGCGCCATGGCCGTGGTCACCGCGGGCGCCCGTCCCGGCACCCTCGGCCCGCGCGGCGTCAACGGCGACCTCAACGACCTGCTCTTCCCCCTCCACCACGGCACCTTCTGGTACACGGGTATGAGCGCCGTCCCGCCGTTCCTGGTCTCCTCGGCCGACCGCATGACCCCCGCCGGCTTCGAGGACACCGCCGCCCGGCTCCGCACCCGCCTC from Streptomyces albofaciens JCM 4342 encodes the following:
- a CDS encoding mycolysin; amino-acid sequence: MLKPVPLIAMAGVGACLAAVVVPSAFGTDAPADASAKAGTCTIRSADKHSEAPPSCLGVTASLDHLPAVGEQATLTVDVKAQADIKNAGLSVQLPPALRIAGKDDGLTAPKKDDFGQRTSQKLSLAPGTRTVEIKVKAVAAGPAQIQADISDIDHPDPRRAGHDSVELTVGTAKGSTDKGVSVSKGRATKVERPGPGTRAPRKVTPKTPAPAKAPDASAPAANARTCVNGTFRNRFQSAEGGNWEAKANRDEPVSNANVTLWGKPTANGATRKLATGMTGNGDGRFNLCYTPTTSTTSVAWVEFRTQAGRMWSVVDYNGNQYATSSYALNNISGTASLGNVYANEGQSRAWHALDTLNKLWWNRGSTTNCWASSEQDGRCTPITVQWYPGSTDGTYWTTNEDKIHLADNDPDSEHTTVHEAGHALMGKLYRGWWPQVSNCSPHYVNRSSSASCGWTEGFADAVSFHTFNDTTYYWGNGASMNLANDRSTSGIDQGDACEARVATALVDLWSQVDGGWMKSNTMMSKNSQSSFREYFVTDRPAYGLDTGSKARGILWKHTIWY
- a CDS encoding GlxA family transcriptional regulator; the encoded protein is MASMCQDRAMGVFAEDGRHRVAVLVRDGLLAMELGIVHRLFGYAETADGRRLYEVVTCAAEPGELRTDADFTVNVRYGPEVLAEADTVVVPASEQDYGAEDGCLSEEMARAVARIRPGVRVASICTGSFVLAAAGLLKGRRATTHWRSAEQFRQLFPEIELDADVLYTDEDGVLTSAGVASGIDLCLHMIRCDNGAAVANEVARRTVVPPHREGGQAQYIRRPVPEPQYSSTAAARAWALEHLDRPVTLRDLASCESMSVRTFTRRFREEVGVSPLQWLTRQRVERARQLLEETELPVDRVAADAGFGTAASLRQHLQAAVGVSPSAYRSAFRGSGAAPGTIVPGRTVPGRTVPAGWAGAGAGE
- a CDS encoding NAD(P)H-dependent oxidoreductase, giving the protein MKVLWLAAHPEERSLNGSLKDEGVRALRDNGHEVQVSDLYAMKWNPVVDADDFDHPSDERLHISGAAERALGNGTLSPDIRAEQEKVTWADTLIVQFPLWWYGMPAILKGWFDRVFVKGFGYGFSDPDTGATLRYGDGPLTGKRAMAVVTAGARPGTLGPRGVNGDLNDLLFPLHHGTFWYTGMSAVPPFLVSSADRMTPAGFEDTAARLRTRLLEIPSTPPLPFRRQNSPDYDPETLTLRPDLAPDLTGPAIHYTDAAR